Genomic segment of Tamandua tetradactyla isolate mTamTet1 chromosome 1, mTamTet1.pri, whole genome shotgun sequence:
TGTGAAAGAATTATCACCATCCATCTTGATAGTTATGGGAATTGAGAGTAATTTACATGTACtgctattttcaaaattatacattttctttttaaaaagataattttcacAGCGCCTATGGGTGACATTTATAGTATAAGAGAAGGGAAACATTGCCCAAAGATGAGGAGGAAAAGTGTAAATAATTTTGAATCTGATTTATTATGGTATACTAAAGATAGTTATAGAAAGTGTCAGATTGAAGTCTTCAGAAACCATAATAAAAAGTCATAAGAAAAAATCACgatgtgctttttaaaatccagATTGAAGAAGACTAAAacgaaagaaaaaactgaaaatataatgACAGAATAAAAATCTACAGTGGCAGAATTGATCTTGCAGAGCAGCAGAATCAATCTTATGTAGATTATTTGAGATATTCCTGAATAAGCAGAAAATGATGAGGTGTCGGAATGATGAGAGTGAAGATGGCAGATACTAAGGACAGAGAAGGGAGAATCCATTGATGAATAATAAGGTGTTTctagaagagaaattaaaataagcagaacagaagcaaaaaataaaagcataagaaAACGCTCAGTAGTTGAAAAGGTTCTGAATCTGCAGATTGTAAGCTTCATTGTGTtctaggaaaaataatgaaaataggtCCCCATCTAACTTAATCATGGtagcatttataaattttaaagataaggaaaaacaCCCAtagtcatattaaaaaaaaataagcaggtTACTCTAAAGGCACAGGAATCTGTCTTTCTTCCctgcaaatttcttttttatttatcctaCAATGGACTCATTGAACTTCTTGAAATTGTGATTCAGTGATTTCATTAGTTCTGGAAAAATCTGAGCCATTATCTTATCAAATATTGCTTACCTTTGCCATTCTCTCTTTCCTCACTTTTGTAACCAAGAATTCGCTATTTTGATTCCTGAATCACATTcgtttttgctttctgggatattggagtagacagaggggaatacttGACATCCctaaattgtaatccaactgccCTCATACTGAAATGTTTGTAAAATCCCTTAACTTCTgactttgtgactgtaagagagATTACCctctttatctggtcattttcttgtagggcaaggcCCTAATGTtactgaagaatttgaagtcagctattaactagcttcagccccagacatttgtaaatcataacAGCTAgcttctgctattgaaagataacctgtgtcccttccttttggcttacacctttagtactctgtcatggtcaggttcatgtgtcaacttggccaagtgatggtaccggtttgtctggttgggcaagtggtggcctgtctgttgcaatgaggacatttcatagaattaaatcatgatcacgtcaactgcatccacagctgattccatttgtagtcagccaagaggagtgtcttctgcaatgagttatgctcagtctaatcactggaagccttttaaggaggattcagaagagacaggctctcttcctgctttggctggcaagcctctcttgtggagttcatccagaccctccatctgaatcgctggcttcacagcctgccctgcagattttggattctgcgttctcacggtcacatgagacacttttatgaatttcgtatttgcgagtgttcccttttgattctgtttctctagagaaccctaactaatactacttggtaccaggagtggttcttaagaaacagaatcttaaaaatgggttttatgaatggttttctactcaaaggcactaaggactctgattcccataatcagaatgacactgtgAATCCATGGAGTTAGTTGGtgaaagagatagtcaaaatatcaccattcgattctcctaatgcttcgcttattcgaagccaggctctggggaataatgtttttgacacctttacagagttttgtgaaaATAAGAGGTAacgatgttggctggttgttgttagatacactggctacattaaggagtgaaaggggtgggctgaaggcttcaaacgagaagcctaagtgccgtctgacagatgtagaagtttctatgagtatactgaaggaaaatcatatttcctgtagctgtagatttgagatctttgaaaatcagactcagaatcttattgttagagtagcaactttacacgtaaactgaaatctcaatgttgcatggtgtctgctgttaaagtgagggcattgattggaaaggagtgggaccctgaaaaatgggatggtgacgtatggattgataatgatgttgggggtgaggttgaaaccctacaTCAgggccttctctagataaccctgtaatagtctgccctgaggacatagctgccccacctccagcctgtcttgaggaattggccacccaacctcctcctgaaggaatttgccctagagtgattaatcctatttcaccagatgaaactgcaaatgaaggccctgaaggaaatggcttggaagatatttctaattcttttcatgacccacccccaccacccctcatttcttccagacctataactaggctaaagtcccaacaggcccctaaaggtgaggtatcacacatgaggaggtaggTTATACTCCGAAAGAagtgtgtgagttttccagtttatatagacagaaatcaggggaatatgtgtggcaatggattttaagggtgtggaataatggtggaaggaatataaggctagatcaggctgaatttattgatatgggcccagtaagcagagattctgcattcaatgttatagctcgaggggttagaaaaggtattgacagtttgtttggatggttggttgaaacatggatcaaaaggtggccaatattacctgatgttgaaatgccagaactaccctggtataatgttgatgaggggatccagaggcttagagagattggaatgttagagtggatttatcatgtaaagtctgctcatacaccccaggaatgtccggaggatgcatcttttaccagaatactgagaaataaatttgtgagactagtgtcatcatccctgaagagctctgtaattgCACTTACTataggaactgctatcactgagctggaatccttaaacacagtggggatgacaggatcccaagctggcagaagccaggtggcagcacttaatcaccaaagacagggtagacatggctgttataatagacagcaaactcaaagcaggagtcaaaatgatatgactcacagagatttgtggcattggctagtaaatcatggggtacctagaaatacaatggaAGCacagtctgctaaattcttgtttgagctgtatataCAAAAGAGTTcttggtcaagtgaacagaagtctaacctgaattacaaaaacacagaatcacggtCCCTCagtcaatttccagacttaagacagtttacaaacccagagccccttgaatgaaggggaggccaggtccctttggggaagaaccctgttacactgccacaaatttttactgttaatcttcctccaagccttccccaaggagacagacagcctttaccagggtaactatgcattggggaaaagaaaatgatcagatatttcagggattattagacactggttcagaagtgacattaattccaggggacccaaagtggtcactctggcccaccagtcagagtgggggcttatggataccaggtgatcaatggagttttagttaaggttcatctcacagtgggtccagtaggcccctggacccattctgtagttatttccccagttccagaatgtataattcatatagacatactgagcaactggcagaatccccacattgcctttctaactcatgcagtgagggctattatggtgggaaagaccaAGTGAAAGCCATTAGAACAACccttactgagcaaaatagtacatcagaagcaatactggattcctggagggattgcagagattactgccactcttaaggacttgaagaatgcaggggtggtgattcccaccacatccccattcaactctcgtacttggcctgtgcagaaaacaggtgggtcttggaagatgacagtggattatcataagctcaaccaggtataactccaattgcagctgctgttccagatgtggtatcattgcttgagtaaatcaatacatcccctggtccctggtatgcagctattgatcgggcaaatgctttttttctcaatagctattattaaggaccaccagaaacagtttgctttcagctggcaagatcagcagtatactttcactgtcctacctcaggggtatatcagctctccagccctatgtcataatcttgtctgcagggaccttgatcgtttctccctcccacaagacatcacactggtccattatattgatgatataatgtttattggacctagtgaacaagaagtagcaacttctctagacttactggtaaagcGTACacatgtcagagaatgggagataaatccagcaaaaatacaggggtcttccacctcagtgaaatttctaggtgttcagtggtgtggggcatgtcgcgatatcccttctaaggtgaaagacaCGTTGCTGTATCTGgaccctcctatgaccaaaaaagaggcacaacacctacttggtctttttggattttggcgacaacatattcttcatttgggtgtgctactccggcccatttatcaagtgaccagaaaagctgctaattttgagtggggacctgaacaagaggaggctctgcgacaggtccaggctgctgcacaaactgctctgccacttgggccatatgatctagcagatccaatggtgctgcaaGTGTCAGcagcaaatagaaatgctgtctggagcctttggcaggcccctataggagaatcacaatgcagacccttaggattttggagcaaagccttaccatctgctgcagataactactctccttttgagaaacagctttggccTGCTAAATGGggtttagtagagactgaacacttaaccataggccaccaagttaccatgagacctgagttgcctgtcatgagctggttgttgtctgacccaccaagccataaagttgggtgtgcgcagcagcactctatgtaaaatggaaatgatttatACGAGACAGGGcaagagcaggtcctgaaggcaccagtaagttacatgaagaagtggcccaaatgcctatggtctccggtcctgccacattaccttctctttcccagaccagagctatggcctcttggggagttccttacagtgaattcactgaggaagagaaaactctggcctggtttacagatggttcagcaagaTATGCAGGTATcccccgaaagtggacagctacagcattacaacccctttctggggtatccttgaaggacagtggtgaggggaaatcctcccagtgggcagaactttgagcagtgcacctggttgttcattttgcttggaaggaaaactggacagaggtgcgtttgtatgctaactcatgggctgttgctaatggtttgtctggatggtcagggacttgggaagaccataattggaaaattggtgacaaagaggtctggggaagaagtatgtggatagacctttctgagtgggccaaaaacatgaacatatttgtgtcccatgtgaatgcacaccagagggtgacttcagcagaggaaggttttaatagtcaagtggataagatgacctgttctgtggataccagtcagcctctttccccagcaactcctgtgattgcccagtgggctcatgaacaaagtggtcatggtggtagaggtggaggttatgcatggactcagcaacatggacttccactcaccaaggctgacttggctacagccactgctgaatgcccagtctgccagcagcagagacccacactcagcccccgatatggcaccattccctgaggtgaccagccagccacatggtggcaggttgattacattcgacgactcccttcatggaaggggcagcaatttgttctaactggaatagacacatactctggatatgggtttgttttccctacacgcaatgcttctgccaaaactaccatccttgggcttatagaatgccttatccatcatcatggtatttcacacagcattgcttctgatcaagtaacacacttcacagcaaatgaagtgcaggaatgggcacatgcttatggaattatctggtcttatcacgttccccatcatccagaagtagctggattgatagaacggtggaatggcctttggaaaactcaattacagtgccaactaggtggcaataccttaaaAGGCTGgaataatgttctccaggaagctgtatatgcccTGAATCAGCTTCTGCTATATGGTGCTGATTCTCccgtagccaggatccatgggtccaggaatcaataggtggaaatgggagtggtaccgctcactgttacccctagtgatccactaggaaaatttttgcttcctctccctgtgaccctgagctctgctggtctacaggttttagttccaaaagagggagtacttccaccaggagaaacaatgattccattgaaccggaatctaagactgccacctggtcactttgggctactcatgcccctggatcaacaagctaagaaggggattacattattgtctgggtgattgaccctggctatcaagggaaaatagtactgcaactacacaatgagggtaaagaagagttttcttggtaTACACGAGATCctctagggcgtcttttagtactaccatgccctgtgattaaaatcaatggaaaactgcaacagcccaatccaggcaggactaccaatgtgtctgaaacttcaggaatgaagcttttggtcaccccaccaggcaaaaaaccacgccagctgaaatgcttgctgagggtaaagggaaaatggaatgggtcgtggaagaaggtagtgataaatatgaactacaaccatgtgatcagttagaGAAATGAGggctgtgatgctgttttgttcctgttatggTATTTAagctgtaagatatcaagtttaacaatgactattacccaagggcttgcaccct
This window contains:
- the COA1 gene encoding cytochrome c oxidase assembly factor 1 homolog isoform X1, translating into MWYHCLSKSIHPLVPGMQLLIGQMLFFSIAIIKDHQKQFAFSWQDQQYTFTVLPQGYISSPALCHNLVCRDLDRFSLPQDITLVHYIDDIMFIGPSEQEVATSLDLLVKRTHVREWEINPAKIQGSSTSVKFLGVQWCGACRDIPSKVKDTLLYLDPPMTKKEAQHLLGLFGFWRQHILHLGVLLRPIYQVTRKAANFEWGPEQEEALRQVQAAAQTALPLGPYDLADPMVLQVSAANRNAVWSLWQAPIGESQCRPLGFWSKALPSAADNYSPFEKQLWPAKWGLVETEHLTIGHQVTMRPELPVMSWLLSDPPSHKVGCAQQHSM